The DNA segment CAAACAATCACAGCTATCTCCAAGAGTTTTCCTTGCCGTTGCATGATCTCGTTGTCATCCCAAACCTCAATGTCCAGCAATTCGCGGTTAAGCGCCAGTGACGATTGCTTGGTGATTTCAGGCCTCTTTACATCCCAACCGCTATTCTGTAGTGATGAATTGAGAGGATGGGTGAGCAGCGTTAGATTACCGATCGTATTGACCAGAAGAGCCCGTTTTTCTACCTCGGGATTTTCTTCATCGACGAGCAAGCGATCTATTGCTGGTTTGGCGAAAGATCCATCGGCTAGTGGCCAATTTTTCTCCCAGGCTACAGGCATGATGTGTTCGACAGTGAGCACGGACTTGATGTGAATGTCCTCGTTCTTGGTGGTGCGCTTCGCTTGCTCAATGCTTTTTAGAATATATTGAACACGGCTAGATGTTAGATCGTTGTACAGTGGTCGATTGAGCCAAGCTTGTTTGAAACTAATATCGTCAGGCCAGACAACCGCATCACCGGTGCCATGAAGTAGTGCAACGCGCAATGCCTCAACAACATCACCTTTTCCACGAAGGATTTCTACAAGTTGCAAGAAAAGGCGGTTGTAGTTTTTCGTGGTTAAGCAGCAAACCGCACGTCTGATGAGAAAGGACTCAAGGATGGTTAGAGCTTGAGTAAGAGCATCTCCTTCCAACTCCGCTTCGCCGCAAAGGAACAATATCAGTGGAGATATTGTTTTGACATCAAAGGCATTAAGCATGCCTGCAAACGCACTGAGTTCGCTTGGCTCATCGGGTGTCAGTAGTTTTTTAAACACGCTGGCAAACTTTGCCAAGTCTTTGAGTTCATCAACGATACGGGGATAAGGTGCTTCCGTTTCAATCCAGATCTTGTAGTCGTGATATAGCCGTGCGACGTTGACGTCGGTTGCCTGCTTCATCGCTAGAAAATGTTGAAAAAAGATGTCGGCTCGTGGACGCTTCAGACGTCCCTGTTTTTCATCTCGTTTCCAAAAATGTTGATCAAATGGTAACCAGTATTCGTTGTAAAGCTCATCGGGTGTTTTGTCATCCTCTCCACGTTTTTCTCGATAGGCTCTCTGGAAGGCAAAGTTGCGCAGTAGATCGGTAGGAAGCAATGGTTCATTGAAACCATTTAAGGTTTCAAAGATCACCTGTGGGTCGTCCCCACCTTCCAGTTCAATTGAGACCAAAGCTAGATCATGTTTGAGAGTATGGAAAAGCGTCTCAATGCGATCGTCATGCGTGCTGTCGGCAGAATCAGTAGCTACAAAATCGGCGATTTGCTGATGAAAGTATTTATAGGCAACAATCATAAACGGCTCTACACCAGTCCGTTGGCGGCCGAGCGATGTTTGCTCCAATTCAGTAACGGTATTGAGTGAGCCAGAATCAACCAGCGTCTTCATCTGAAAGCGATCTACCTGGGTCGGCCAGACCTTGTAACGTTCGACGGTCTTATCATCCATGATCCCAACATTCACGATGTACTTGTTGAGTTCATCAGCAAACTCAGAACTGTGCGATTTAGCAACATCACGGAATGCAGTTAGAAGAATTTGAAAAGTTGTAAGGCGCTGCTGCCCGTCTATCACATCATACGCTTGTACTTGCCGACCATAGGTTGGCAGGTTCGCAATCACGATTGCGCCCAGAAAGTGGGGTGACGTTGTCTTCCGATCCATACGTTGCTTTGTTTTCGCATGTAAGTCGGACCAGAGTCGTGATAGTTGCTTCTCTTCACGCCAAACATACTGGCGTTGAAACATGGGGATGACATAACGTTTGGTGCCATCGAAAAGCTCGATGACGGAGCGCGAAAAGGGCTTCAAGGTAGTCGTCTTCTTGTTGTTGATGTGGCGAGCGAGTCATGTTTATAACCCAAGAAAGGTCATACATACTTGAATTACAAGAATGTAATGCTAACAAGCGAGGCTCATAAAGAAAGGCTCAGTTCGTAGAAATCAGTGCTAGATCAACAAACCAGTGAGTAAATAGTAAGCCTTGCTTTGAAGTGGTATATCAAATTTGACCTTGTGACCTGCTCCCCGTTGATTAATACACCGCGATGTCAGTAGCGTATTCATCAGTAACGTGAGGGCAACTCAATGAGGAAACGATTTTCCGTCGAACAGAACATCAGTACTCTTCGGCGAGGCAGAAGTCGGGGTTTCTGCCCGGGTACTTTGCCGCAAGAACACCATTTCCTAGCTACGTTTTACACATGGTGTAAGTAGTATGGCAGTAAGGAATTGAACGAAGTTATGCTTGTCTTAGATTATCTTACATTTTAACATTATCAATTGGTTGTATAAGAGTGTTTATAGTTTTACCTTGTTGACT comes from the Hafnia alvei genome and includes:
- a CDS encoding DUF262 domain-containing protein yields the protein MKPFSRSVIELFDGTKRYVIPMFQRQYVWREEKQLSRLWSDLHAKTKQRMDRKTTSPHFLGAIVIANLPTYGRQVQAYDVIDGQQRLTTFQILLTAFRDVAKSHSSEFADELNKYIVNVGIMDDKTVERYKVWPTQVDRFQMKTLVDSGSLNTVTELEQTSLGRQRTGVEPFMIVAYKYFHQQIADFVATDSADSTHDDRIETLFHTLKHDLALVSIELEGGDDPQVIFETLNGFNEPLLPTDLLRNFAFQRAYREKRGEDDKTPDELYNEYWLPFDQHFWKRDEKQGRLKRPRADIFFQHFLAMKQATDVNVARLYHDYKIWIETEAPYPRIVDELKDLAKFASVFKKLLTPDEPSELSAFAGMLNAFDVKTISPLILFLCGEAELEGDALTQALTILESFLIRRAVCCLTTKNYNRLFLQLVEILRGKGDVVEALRVALLHGTGDAVVWPDDISFKQAWLNRPLYNDLTSSRVQYILKSIEQAKRTTKNEDIHIKSVLTVEHIMPVAWEKNWPLADGSFAKPAIDRLLVDEENPEVEKRALLVNTIGNLTLLTHPLNSSLQNSGWDVKRPEITKQSSLALNRELLDIEVWDDNEIMQRQGKLLEIAVIVWPR